In Arcanobacterium canis, the sequence GATTCTTATTGATGATCAGCCGGTGACTTTCAATGGTCCAGGAGATGCGGTAGCAGCAGGTATTGGCATGGTGCATCAGCATTTTATGCTGGTACCAGTATTTACCGTAGCTGAATCGATCGCGCTTGGATACGAGCCAACCAAGAGCGCGGGAATTATTGATCAGAAGGCCACTGCACAGAAGGTGAAGGAAGTTTCAGCGCGTTTCGGGTTTAACCTCAATCCTGATTCGTTGATCGAGGAACTCCCGGTGGGCGCTCAACAACGAGTTGAAATCGTCAAGGCACTTTCGCGCGATGCGAAGGTTCTGATTCTTGACGAGCCAACTGCTGTGCTGACACCGCAAGAGACCGATGAACTGATGGCGATTATGCGTCAGCTTGCTGACGCAGGCACTTCAATTGTGTTCATCACTCACAAGTTGCGTGAAGTTCGAGCGGTCGCCGATGACATCACGGTGATTCGCCGCGGCAAGGTCGTGGGTAAGGCTGATCCTAAGTCCTCAGAATCTGATCTGGCGACGATGATGGTTGGCCGTCCTGTGATGATGAAGGTTGACAAGAAGCCGGCAAATCTTGGGCCGGAAGCTCTGAAGTTTGAAGACGTGACGTACATTGATTCGGTTGGTACGCATGTGCTCGATCACGTTTCGTTTGGTTTGCACCGCGGCGAGGTTCTCGCTATTGCGGGTGTGCAAGGTAATGGCCAAACTGAACTCGCTGAATCCGTGCTTGGTCTGATTCATCCGGACGCTGGATCGATCACCCTTGAAGGCAAGGAATTGCACGGAAAGAATCCGCGTGAAATTCTTGAAGCCGGCGTCGGCTTCGTTCCAGAAGACCGTATGAAAGACGGCATGATTGCCTCCTTCTCAATTGCGGAAAATTTGGTTCTTGATCAGTACCGCGATGCGCCCTTCGGGTCGGGCCTTTCAATTAAGCCCAATGTCATCCTGAAGAACGCGGAAGAAAAGCGAGATGAATACGATATTCGTCTCACTGCCATTACCGATCCGATCTCGACTCTGTCAGGTGGAAACCAGCAGAAGGTTGTCGTTGCACGCGAGATGTCACGCGATCTTGACCTCCTTGTGGTGAACCAACCGACTCGTGGTGTTGATGTTGGATCAATTGAGTTCATTCACCAACGCGTCGTCGAAGTGAGAGATTCTGGCGTTCCGGTTCTTCTGATCTCGTCTGAGCTTGATGAGATTGAGGCATTGGCTGATCGTATCGCTGTGATGTATCGAGGAAAGATCATCGGTATTGTTCCTGCAGGCACTTCTCGTGATGCACTTGGCCTGATGATGGCTGGTGTTCCACAAGAGGAAGCCTTGGCACAAGTGCGAGGAGGAGAGAACTGATGTCTCGCAAAGAAATTCAGCCGGCAAAGCCCGGTTTCGGAGTGTGGCTGAAGGCCTTCCTACACACGGCTCCTCGTTCGGGCCTTCTGGTCGGACTTCTTGCAGTGTTGATTGCCTTCGTCATTGGCGCACTGCTCATCCTGCTCTCCGGTGAGAGTCCGATCGCCGCCTACCAGGCAATGTTCCGCGGAGCGATCTTCAATTACAACGCTGCAAATATTGAACGTGCGCTGTTTAAACCAGTGGGCGATACCTTGATGTACGCCACTCCACTGATCCTTGCGGGTCTTGGCCTGGGCATCGGCTTCCGTGCTGGATTGTTCAACATTGGTGGAACCGGTCAGCTTGTCTTCGGTGCGCTTGCAGCAATTTGGGTTGGCTTTAACTACCATCTTCCGCCATACCTTCACACCTTGATCTGTCTTCTGGTAGCGGCAGTTGCAGGCGGTCTTTACGCCGGAATTGCTGGTGTCCTCAAGGCAAAGACCGGTGCCAACGAAGTGATCGTCACGATTATGTTGAATTCGATTTCGGGTTTGGCTCTGTCCTACATTCTTTTGCAAAAGGCATGGCAGCGTCCGGGAACGGGTGAACCCCGCACCCCAGTTGCTGAGAGATCCGCTGCGTTCGACACTCTGATTCCAGGGGCCAATCTCCACACTGGTATTCTCGTGGCCCTCCTCGCAGTGGTCGTGTACTGGTGGCTGCTCTCGCGTTCGAAGATTGGTTTCGAAATCCGTGCAGTGGGGGCCAATGCCAATGCTGCTCGCACCGCTGGTATGTCAACGGGTCGCACAATCATCATTACGATGGTTCTCTCTGGCGTATTCGTTGGATTGGCAGGAGCGAATGAAGCACTCGGAACTCTGGGCTATGTCGATCAAAATATCGCTGGAACCGTTGGTTTTGATGCCATCACTGTGGCCCTCCTCGGACAGTCAACTCCGCTGGGTGTCCTCTTCTCCGGAATTCTTTTTGGAGCGTTCAAGGCTGGTGGATACACGATGCAGGCTTCGGCCCATGTTCCGATCGACATGATTCTGATCCTCCAGTCGGCCATTGTTTTGCTGATCGCCGCTCCTGCACTTGTTCGTTTCTTGTTCCGCTTGCCTAAGCCCGACAAGATGTCGATGCGCGAGTACGTGCGTATTGCAACGACTGGTGGCACCGCTACCTTTGTCGATGAAAAGGGCAAGGTCGAAGTAGTGGCAAACGTGGAGGACCCGGGTGAGGTTGCCGACGCGATCGGAGGATCCACCGAGATCGATGAATCATCCGCTGATTCGAAGGAGAACGCACGATGAGCGCTGTAACGACTCATTCTCAGGAAAACACTGAGGTTTTGAAGAAAGCATCGTGGAAGCTTCCCATCACATTTGGCCTGGCAACACTTTTGCTCATTGCCATGGCAGTCAATGCTTCCGGCGTGTCGCGTGTTCGTCTCGCTGGACCGGGACAGTCTTACAAGATCGCTGATTGGCACGTGAATGCTCCACTCTACTTGTGGGTATTTGTCGTTATTGCTCTTGCTGCCACGGCATACGCTGTGTGGGCGAACATTCGCCACAATGCAACGGGCTTTGAGCCCTCAGGGCGTGCCACAGCGCTCTCATCAATCGCAGTGGGCTTTGTAACGGTTTTCGGCTTCCTGCTTTTCGCAGCTGCAGGCTCTAGCGGAGCTATCACGTTAACGTCGGCTTTGGTCTCGACCGTTGCGATCTCGACTCCGCTGATCTTTGGATCCCTTTCGGGAGTCCTCTCTGAGCACGCCGGTGTCGTCAACATTGCTATTGAAGGCGACCTTTTGATCGGAGCTTTCACTGGAATCCTTGTTGCGTCGTATTTCCATAGCGCATGGCTTGGTTTGATTGCTGCACCGCTTGCGGGCGCTTTCCTTGGTTGCTTGCTGGCATTGATCTCGGTGAAGTATGGCGTTGATCAGATTATTACCGGTGTTGTGTTGAACGTGCTCGCACTTGGTTTGACCTCGTTCTTCGCTGGATCGCTGATGTCTGGCGAAAACCAGGCCATCTTCAACACAAACAAGTACACCCTGCACCCGATTAAGATTCCTGGCCTTGCTGAGATTCCAGTGCTCGGTCCTGCCTTGTTCAACCAGACGATCATTGTCTACGTCATGTACGTGGTCGTGATTGTTCTGACGATCATGCTCTACCGCTCTCGCTGGGGCCTGCGTCTTCGAGCGGTCGGTGAGCATCCGAAGGCTGCTGACACCGTGGGTATCAAGGTAAACCGTACGCGTGCGCGCAACGCTATCCTTGCTTCGGGCATTGCTGGATTTGGCGGCGCGTTCTTCACCCTCGGCTCAGGCCTGGCATTCACTGAGAATATCTCAGCTGGTAATGGCTACATTGCTCTGGCAGCAATGATCCTGGGCAAGTGGCACCCCCTTGGTGCGCTCGCTGCGTCGCTCATGTTCGGCTTCGCAACGTCGGTGGCACAAATGATGCCGAACCTCAACAATGCGATTCCGTCAAGCTTGCTGAACATGATCCCTTACGCGATCACGATTATTGCAGTGGCTGGCTTTGTGGGTAAGTCCCGTCCGCCGGCGGCGGAGAACATTCCGTATCTCAAGTGAGTAAGTGTGTGGGTGGGGAAACCCACCCACACACTTTTTCGGAGGCAAAATGATGGAAGTCAACTGGGAAAAATTGAGAGAGCTCGCTGTAGCTGCATCGAAGCGTGCCTACGCCCCGTATTCGGGCTATCCCGTCGGGGTTGCCGGAGTGACAACAGATGGGCGCTACTATTCGGGATGCAACGTCGAAAATGCTTCAACCGGTCTCGGTCTGTGTGCTGAGTGTGGCATGGTGTCGGCCCTGACTCTCGATGGCGGCGGACAATTAGCCGCAGTTTTATGTGTCAATGGAAATGAAGACGTCATCGGCCCTTGTGGACGTTGCCGTCAACTCATTCGCGAACACGGAGCCGATGGTTGTCTGATTGAGATGGGAGAAGGACCTGTCACGATCGAAGATCTCTTGCCCTACGGTTTCGGTGCCAAAGATCTTGCTGAGGTTAAAGGCGCAATCAATATTTTGTAGTGCATGACGACATAAATTCGCCCGGAAACTCGCCTGACAGGCTCGAGCCGAGCACAGAAATGAAGGAGAAGGAATGGCTGAAAAGTTTGACATGGTGGATGTGATCCGCACTAAGCGAGAACACCATAAGCTAACAAAAGAAGAAATCGATTGGACGATCGACGCATACACGCGCGGTGTTGTGGGCGATGAGCAGATGGCCGCAATGGCGATGGCAATTTTCCTTAACGGCATGGACCGCGAAGAAATTGCGCAATGGACCACTGCAATGATCAATTCCGGTGAACGCATGGATTTCTCAGGTCTTGGTCGCGTTACCGCAGATAAGCACTCGACTGGGGGCGTGGGCGATAAAATTACGTTGCCGCTTGCACCTTTGGTTGCTGCTTTCGGAGTGGCAGTTCCACAGCTATCGGGCCGCGGTTTGGGCCACACGGGTGGTACCCTCGACAAACTTGAAGCAATTCCGGGTTGGCGTGCAGCGCTGTCCAACGATGATATTATGCATATCCTCGGACTTGAAGGGCCTGGAGCGGTAATTTGTGCTGCTGGCACTGGTTTAGCTCCAGCAGACAAGAAGCTGTATGCCTTGCGTGATATCACGGCCACTGTTGACTGCATCCCGTTGATCGCGTCGTCGATTATGTCCAAGAAGATCGCGGAGGGCACTCACTCTCTCGTTTTGGATGTCAAAGTCGGTTCCGGAGCATTCATGAAGGATATCGATAAGGCTCGCGAACTCGCTCGTACCATGGTTGATCTTGGCACCGACGCCGGCGTTGAGACCGTCGCACTCTTGACTGATATGTCAACTCCGCTTGGCCTGAAAATCGGAAACTCACTCGAAGTTGAAGAGTCTGTCGATGTGCTCGCAGGCGGCGGGCCAGCTGACGTCCGTGAGCTAACCATCGCCCTGGCACGAGAGATGCTTAACGCCGCCGGTAAGCCGGATGCTGACATTGAAGCCGCTCTTGACGATGGTCGTGCGATGGATGTGTGGCGCAAGATGATCGAAGCTCAAGGTGGCGATCCTGACGGTGCAATGCCTGTCGCGAAGGAATCGATGGATATCTATGCCGAGGAAGATGGCGTTTTGTCCAAGCTTGATGCGCTGTCGGTTGGAGTTGCCTCCTGGCGTCTGGGAGCCGGTCGCGCTTTCGCTGGCGAGAAGGTCCAACTCGCTGCAGGCATCGAACTGTTCGCCAAGCCGGGCGATCAAGTGAAGAAGGGCGACAAGCTCATGACACTCTTTACTGATGAGCCTGACCGTTTTGAGCGCGCCTTGCAATCGCTTGAGGGTGGAATCGAGATTGGCGGCACTATCGCCGATCACTCAGTCGTTCTTGACAGGATTGCAGCTCAGTGATCAACATCGGGTCATTCGTGTCGGCGCTTTCGCGTCCAGTGACCACAGCGGTGAGTTTTATGAAGCCGCAGGAGCTGGACGCGCGGGCGCTAGCCGCGTTGGAAACCTACGCAGCCTATGGGGAATCCCTGGAGGCTGGTGGGCATACACTCACCCAGACGACCGAGACAACTTGCGCCGCTATGGTACTGATGGTTGCTCGTGCATACTTACGAGCAGATCTGCGCGAACAACTTGAGGAACATCCCGGCTTCGCCAGTGAAATCGAAGACGAGTTGTACCACCAGCTACGACGGAAAGCCGTCGCAGGACGGTGGGAGTGGCCAAAAAAGCTTGGCACCCCTCCGTGGACGTTAGCCCGTGAACTCAGTCGTTTGGACAAAGCCACATACTTCTCGACGGCGGTGGATGACTCCTCCGAACGAGGATGGACTATTCTGCAGTGGGCAGCTCATGCAACGACGGTGGGACTTCCCGTACCACTCTATGCCGGTGGTGATATTGATCAGGGATTTGGAGCAATCGTGCCTCGACACGTTGTCCTCGCGATCCCCGGCAACCCGTTCACTCCGGATAACATTCCTCAATTGTCAATCTACGATCCGGCCTCGGGACTGGTACATGAAGTGCCACTGCCCCTCCTGGTTGATCGAACAACACCTGCTCCATTCCTGGGCAACTGGTCGCGCATTGTGTGGGCAGTTCTCCCAGATAAGATGAGCGATTAAACTGGTAAGAAACCTATCCAAAGGAGAAACATGGAACGCAGCGAACTTGCAAAGTACGTTGATCACACGATCCTTACGCCAGAAGCCACCACGGCTGATGTGCTCAAGCTGATCGAAGATGCGAAGGAACTGGGTACCTACTCGGTGTGTATTTCGCCTTCGATGCTTCCGCTTCCTGAAGAAGCTGATCTGGGCGATGTGAAGCTCTGTGTGGTTGTTGGATTCCCGTCGGGCGCAGTGGCCTCGGAAATCAAGGCCATGGAAGCAGCTCGTGCAGTTGCTGCCGGTGCAGATGAAGTCGATATGGTTGTCAATCTTGGCAACGTCAAGGAAGGCGACTGGGATGCAGTTGAGTACGACATTGCCGTTGTGCGTGACGCAATCCCATACGCAGTGCTCAAGGTCATCATCGAGTCGGCTGCACTGACCGATGAAGAAATTGTGAATGTGTGTGAGGCTGCCAAGGCTGTCGGTGCTGACTTCGTCAAGACCTCCACTGGCTTCCACAAAGCTGGTGGCGCGTCGGTTCACGCTGTTGAGCTGATGAAGAAGACCGTTGGTGATGAACTTCAGGTGAAGGCATCAGGCGGCATCCACGATGGAAAGTTTGCGCTCGAACTCATCGAAGCAGGCGCAACTCGTCTCGGACTATCGGGCACCCAAAAGGTTCTCGACACCATGTGATGATGAGGACAACTCATCTAGCTGGTGTTTAGTCAACTGGGGGTGAGCAATGCTCACCCCCAGTTCCTTTACTGCATGATAAAAACGTTTGGGGGTTGCGTCTGGTACACCAGACGCAACCCCCAAACGTTAGCTGTGATCAGTCGAGCTTGGTCATGGCCTCAACATCGGACTTGAAAGCTTCCATTCGCTCAGTGGCCTCAGCACGAGCAGAAGCAAGATCGCCGTCTACAGGGACAACTACTTCCAAGTAGCACTTGAGCTTCGGCTCGGTGCCCGACGGGCGTACCATGACGCGAGAGTTATTCTCAGTGAAGATACGCAAAGCATCGGTTCCAGGAAGTTCATCGGTACCTTGTGAGAGGTCTTCGATGGAGCGCACTGGGGAACCGCCGAGCTGAGTTGGTGGTTCCTTGCGCAGCTTCGCCATGGTTGCCGGGATGATCGAGAGATCAGAAACGCGGATCGTGACCGGGGTAGTGAGATAGACACCGTAGATCGTGTGGATTCGGTCAAGCTCGTCAGCCAGATCCTTTCCTTGAGACTTGAGTGTCGCTGCCAGGTTTGCCAGCGTAACACCAGCAGACAGGCCATCTTTGTCACGTACGTGGTTCGGATCAACACAGAAACCGATTGCTTCTTCGTATCCGAAGGTGATCTTGTGAGTGCGTGCGATCCACTTGAAACCGGTCAAAGTGGACTGATAGTGGAGACCGTGTCCCTCAGCAATCTTTCCGAGCAACTGTGAGGAGACGATCGACGAAGCCAGTGCGACATCTTTACCTTCATCACGGGTCGCAATGTACTCACCAAGCAATGAGCCAATTTCATCGCCTGAAAGCTGATGCCATTCGCCGTTAATCTTCGTTGCCAGAGAAGCGCGATCAGCATCTGGATCAGAGGCGATGACGAGGTCGGCATCGTTCTTCTTTGCCAAAGCAATGGCAAGGTCCAAAGCGCCCTTTTCTTCTGGGTTCGGGAACGACACAGTGGGGAAATCGGGGTCCGGCTGTGCCTGTTCGGGAACCATCTCGTAGTCTGTGAAACCAGCACCATCGAGGACTCGCTTCATGATTTCTCCGCCCACGCCGTGCATCGGCGTGTAAACGATGCGAAGATCACGCGGTCCATCTGCCGGAACAACAGAAATTGCTTGGGCAACGTAGGCATCAATGACATCTTCGCCGATGGTTTCCCAACCGCTGTCAGCAAGTTCGATTTCATCGGCGCGGGGAGCAGCGGCGATCTCAGCGGCGATGCCAGCATCGATCGGTGGGACGATCTGAACGCCACGTCCGTCTTCTTCAACCGCGCGGGCCCCAACGTACACCTTGTAACCGTTGTCTTGTGCGGGATTATGCGATGCCGTAACCATCACGCCGGCGTCGGCGCCAAGATGACGCACAGCAAAAGCCAGAAGCGGGGTTGGCAGGTGGCGTGGCATGATCATTGCGCGCGAGCCCATAGCAGTGACGATTGCTGCGGTATCGGCCGCAAACTCGTCGGAGTGGTAACGCGCGTCAAAACCGATCACAACAAGTGCATCCTTACCCACAGTTTTGTGGAGCCAGGACGTCAGGCCGTACGCAGCGCGGCGCACGACTGCACGGTTCATACGGTTTGGTCCCGCAGCCATTGCACCACGCAAGCCTGCTGTGCCAAATTGCAATGAGCCGGCAAAGCGATCGGTCAATTCGGCCTGCGCAGCTTCATCGCCGCCTTCAGCCTTTTCAAGCAAGGCAGTGAGCTCAGCTTGCGTCTCTTCCGACGGATCGTGGTTGATCCAGTCCTGAACTGTTTCTGCGTTGTACATTATTCCTACTTTCCCTCGATTGCCTCGATGATGTCTGCCAAGAGGCGTGAGATGCGGGGCCCTGCATTGCGCCCTGCTTCGAGAACTTCTTCATGGTTGAGGTTGCCAGGAGCGAACCCGGCAGCATGATTGGTGACAAGCGAGATCCCCAAGATTTCCATCCCTGCTTCACGAGCGGCGATTGCCTCGAGTGCAGTGGACATGCCGACGAGGTCGCCTCCGAGGATACGAGCCATCTTCACTTCTGCAGGTGTCTCGTAGTGAGGTCCGGGGAACTGAGTGTAGACACCTTCAGGTAGCGCGGAATCGATAGTGTGTGCGACGTCACGCAGACGCTGTGAATACAAATCTGTGAGATCGACGAAATTTGCGCCTTCGATGGGAGAGGTCGCGGTGAGGTTGAGGTGATCCCTGATCAGTACCGCGGTGCCCGGCCCCCACTCAGGAACGGTCGATCCGCATCCATTGGTGAGGATACAGATTTTTGCACCAGCTGCAGCGGCTGTTCGTACACCATGCGCGACAGCAGCCACGCCTTTACCTTCGTAGTAGTGTGTGCGGGCGCCGAGAACGAGCGCGTGGCGCCCGTCTTTGAGACGGATCGAGGTGATCTTTCCTCCATGGCCCACAACAGAGGGGGCGGAGAATCCCGGAATTTCTTGAGCATCAATTTCTTCAACAACCTCTCCAATGAGGTCTGCTGCGCCGCCCCAGCCGGAACCGAGTGTCAGCGCGATATCGTGCTGCTCAACCCCGGTTCGTTCTGCGATGACGGCTGCGGCTTGGGCCGCGAGTTCCAAAGCGTTAACCATACACATAATCTTAACCCTCATTCCGCGTAAAAGCACGATTCTGAGGGATTTTTATAGCGCAAAATTGACAACATTGTATACGGCGTGACTGCGCGTATGCGCACCGATACTTGGGATGTACACATCCTTGAGCTACGTGTACCAACCTTTCCATAAATGGGAGAGCCATGAACTCATGGCATAAACACGCCCATTCAGCTCGCTCGTCAACGATGTTTACCCGTTATTTGCCTACAGCGACTAGCGTAGTGTCCATGACATTTGACAATTACCAACGCGGCCCGCTGACACTGCGTGGCGAAATGATTCCCAACACCACTGCCGATGCGCGTCTTTTGGCGAATAGTTCCGACGCTGATTTCATTCATTCCGATGCATGGCGAGTGTTGCGTATCCAATCAGAGTTCGTTGAAGGCTTTGGTGCGTTAGCCGAAGTCGGGCCTGCAGTTTCCGTTTTCGGGTCAGCGCGCACCGACGTCGATAGTCCGTATTATTCCATTGCCCGTGAGGTCGGCAAAAGTCTCGCTTCAGAGGGCTTTGCTGTCATCACTGGTGGCGGTCCAGGCGCGATGGAAGCCGCGAATGCTGGAGCAAAGGAAGCTGGCGGCACATCGGTTGGCTTGGGAATTGAGCTCCCCTTTGAACAAGGTCTCAATGAGTACGTTGACCTCGGTGTGAACTTCCGATATTTCTTCGTGCGAAAGATGATGTTCGTGAAATATTCGCTCGGTTTCGTCGTATGCCCAGGCGGATTCGGCACGATGGACGAGCTATTTGAAGCGTTGACGTTGGTCCAGACCCGTAAAGCAACACAGTTTCCGATTGTGCTGGTTGGCAACGAATATTGGAGCGGTCTGTTTGACTGGGTCAAGAACACAATGCTTGCACAGGGCAACATTAATGCCGAGGATCTTGAACGAGTCACCATTGTTGATACGGCGAAGGATGCGGTTCTCGCGATTAAGCGCGGTGTCCATGATCTCGCGGAGGCAAAGCGCGCGTCTCTATGAGCATAAACGCCACAGAATGACACTTGAGACAGCTAACATAGAGATGTGAGGGAAGGAGATCACATGGCAGCAATGAAGCCGCGAACCGGTGATGGACCACTGGAAGTAGAAAAGAATCCTCACGGATACATTCTCCGCCTTCCGCTCGAGGGTGGTGGGAGAATGGCACTTCAGATGACGGCTGAAGAGTTAGAAGAACTTCGTCACGTCATCTCTGAAGGTCTTACAGATTAAAGAGACTGGGACGCGTTCGTCCCAGTCTCTTTGGCTATCGCCGACGTTGGTGGTGAGGTAGCAGCAGTGATCCGTTCTTCGGTCTTACGACGTCGGTGGTTCAGGTGCCTGCAGATGGCTCTGGTTACTTTTTGACGGCGATGATGAGACCATCGCCAACAGGAAGGAGTGAGGTCATCAGCGCCTGCGATTCGAGAAGGTCAGCACCGAGATTGCGCAATGCCACGGTTCGTTCGTCACGTCGTGCCGGATCGGCAACGCGATCAGCATAGAGGGCGTGCGCAACAACCAACAATCCGCCTGGGCGGAGCATACGGATAGCTTCGGTCACATCACCTTCTGCTTCGAGAGGCTCGCCATCGACGACGACCATATCGTAAGAGCGATCAGCTAAGCGGGGAAGGAGATCGGCGGACCTTCCGTTGATCACGCGATAACGCGGAGAAGCAAAACGAGCAGCAGCGAAAAACTCGCGTGCGCGCGATTGAGCCTCGGTGTCGGTGTCGATTGTGGTGAGTTTGGAGTGAGAAGAAGCTTCCAGCAGGAATAAACCAGAAACGCCAGCTCCGGTTCCGATCTCAGCGATGGTTTTTGCATTTGATGCCAAAGTGCGCAAGAGCGCGCCGGTGGCCGGGCTGATCGGCTCGATTCCAAGCTCTTCGGATACGCCACGTGCACGTTTGACGATTTCGCTCTGATAAGCATTTTCCTCAGCGTATGCCCATGACGCAGTCTTATTCGACATTGATCCTCCCGGTTAGATATCACCATGCTACATGGCACGCGCGGGGATCGCTGTCTGACCAGCGATCCCCGCGCAAAAATGCCTGTTTTACAGCGGGGAAACTCCCAGTTGAACACCTGCAAGGCTACGAGCGCGTTGTGCGAGAATTGACGCAGCTGCTCGAAGTTCTCGCTGAGCAGCCGATTCTCCATCAGCACCGGCATAAGGAGTACCCGCATCGCCGCCTTCGCGCACTTTCTGTTCCAGAGGCACTTGAGCGAGGAGAGGAACATCGTACCCGAGGACATCCTTGAGGCGCTTCGCCACTGCTTCGCCCCCGCCAGATCCAAAGATTTCCATCCGATTTCCGCCCATTTCCAGGTAGGACATATTTTCGATTACACCGACCACACGCTGCTTGGTCTGTGCAGCCATCATTCCCGATCGCTCGGCTACCTCTGCAGCGGCCACCTGCGGAGTAGTGACCAGGACAATTTGTGCATTGGGGATCAGCTGAGCAAGAGAGAGAGCAACGTCACCAGTCCCCGGAGGAAGATCAATCAACAAAACATCCAGATCCCCCCAGTACACATCGGCAAGGAACTGCTCCAATGCGCGATGGAGCATGGGGCCGCGCCAGACAATTGGCTGATTTTCGTCAATGAACATCCCGATCGACATCACCTTGATGTCGCCCGAAACCGGAGGAATG encodes:
- a CDS encoding LOG family protein — encoded protein: MTFDNYQRGPLTLRGEMIPNTTADARLLANSSDADFIHSDAWRVLRIQSEFVEGFGALAEVGPAVSVFGSARTDVDSPYYSIAREVGKSLASEGFAVITGGGPGAMEAANAGAKEAGGTSVGLGIELPFEQGLNEYVDLGVNFRYFFVRKMMFVKYSLGFVVCPGGFGTMDELFEALTLVQTRKATQFPIVLVGNEYWSGLFDWVKNTMLAQGNINAEDLERVTIVDTAKDAVLAIKRGVHDLAEAKRASL
- a CDS encoding DUF3117 domain-containing protein produces the protein MAAMKPRTGDGPLEVEKNPHGYILRLPLEGGGRMALQMTAEELEELRHVISEGLTD
- a CDS encoding O-methyltransferase; the protein is MSNKTASWAYAEENAYQSEIVKRARGVSEELGIEPISPATGALLRTLASNAKTIAEIGTGAGVSGLFLLEASSHSKLTTIDTDTEAQSRAREFFAAARFASPRYRVINGRSADLLPRLADRSYDMVVVDGEPLEAEGDVTEAIRMLRPGGLLVVAHALYADRVADPARRDERTVALRNLGADLLESQALMTSLLPVGDGLIIAVKK
- a CDS encoding Mrp/NBP35 family ATP-binding protein; the encoded protein is MSIPSVETITQALATVNDPEIRRPITELNMVSSVEIDDAGSATIGIKLTVAGCPLRDTLTTDIEKAVGALDGVTNVKVLMGVMTEEERETLKTELRGGNPAPRIPFSEPGNLTRVYAITSGKGGVGKSTVTVNLASAMAAQGLKVGVMDADIYGFSVPQMLGVDTKPTMVNKMIIPPVSGDIKVMSIGMFIDENQPIVWRGPMLHRALEQFLADVYWGDLDVLLIDLPPGTGDVALSLAQLIPNAQIVLVTTPQVAAAEVAERSGMMAAQTKQRVVGVIENMSYLEMGGNRMEIFGSGGGEAVAKRLKDVLGYDVPLLAQVPLEQKVREGGDAGTPYAGADGESAAQRELRAAASILAQRARSLAGVQLGVSPL